From one Lycium ferocissimum isolate CSIRO_LF1 chromosome 7, AGI_CSIRO_Lferr_CH_V1, whole genome shotgun sequence genomic stretch:
- the LOC132065228 gene encoding pentatricopeptide repeat-containing protein At2g17210, which translates to MRVPWNSTTRLRELLCLGKSQDVLLHYRELKKTGVELTDHTVFPVLVRACLNLSTTQYGNSIHASLIKQGFLAFTSVNNSMMDLYAKSGDLGSALVVFNHMDHKDSVSWNVIIHGHLERAASSRHGLWFFSQAWAAGFEPNISTLVLVIQTCRNLRDFEVGQTIHASIIRAGYSSITSIQNSLLNFYAEFGMQLAHNLFDEMPHRDVISWSVMVAGYAQSAEEMTVALEFFQRMIDFGITPDGQSVVSVLKACSKLRAIRMGESIHGFVITRGLGCDLFVQNSLIDLYSKCNDIDSSLRVFREINEKNVVSWNSLLSGLVQNEKHSEALALFESMRKAGVDSDEVTLVNMLQLCKSFLDPYQCKLIHSSMLRRGFELNELVTNSLIDAYASCNLITYAWSQFSNMKTRDAVTWSTMIAGFTHCGMPDEAIAVFWEMSYTTERPNAVTMLNLLEACSLSADLKRSRWAHGIAIRRGLAYDVVVGTAILDMYSKCGSIGSSRKVFDRIPHKNVVTWSAIIAAYGMNGFPNEALALLAEMKMCGLRPNQVTALSLLSACSHGGLVEEGLALFEELIWDHEVEPGLEHYSCLVDLLARAGKVDSAMNLIGKLRVELKPGASAWGALLSACRNYENYEFGASALPQVLELEPSSSAGYLLASNMYASGHSWVDATNMRMLAEEEGVKVIAGYSLVHVNGKGCRFLAGDKHHSLSDELQFAIQQLHSCMKIDITCG; encoded by the coding sequence ATGCGTGTCCCTTGGAACTCTACTACTAGGTTAAGAGAATTACTGTGTCTTGGCAAATCCCAAGATGTTCTTCTCCACTACCGTGAACTAAAGAAGACCGGAGTTGAGTTGACAGACCATACAGTTTTCCCCGTCCTTGTCAGAGCATGTTTAAACCTCTCCACCACGCAGTACGGCAACTCTATCCATGCCTCTCTCATTAAGCAGGGATTCCTTGCTTTCACTTCCGTCAATAATTCTATGATGGACTTGTATGCTAAATCTGGAGATTTGGGTTCTGCCCTTGTTGTTTTTAACCACATGGACCACAAAGATTCAGTTTCCTGGAATGTAATCATCCATGGACACTTAGAGCGAGCTGCTTCTTCTCGGCACGGATTATGGTTCTTTTCTCAAGCTTGGGCCGCAGGTTTTGAACCCAACATCTCCACCTTAGTGCTTGTCATTCAGACTTGTCGCAATCTTAGAGATTTTGAAGTTGGACAGACGATTCATGCTTCTATCATTCGTGCTGGCTATTCAAGTATAACTTCCATCCAAAACTCGCTCCTCAACTTCTATGCTGAATTTGGAATGCAGCTTGCCCACAACCTTTTTGATGAAATGCCTCACAGAGACGTTATTTCTTGGAGTGTCATGGTTGCTGGCTATGCCCAAAGTGCCGAGGAAATGACTGTTGCTCTCGAGTTTTTCCAAAGGATGATTGATTTTGGAATAACACCAGACGGGCAATCGGTGGTAAGTGTACTCAAAGCCTGCAGCAAATTGAGGGCCATTAGAATGGGCGAGTCAATTCACGGATTTGTCATCACAAGAGGTCTGGGTTGTGATTTGTTTGTACAGAACTCTCTGATCGACTTGTATTCTAAATGCAACGACATTGATTCTTCATTGAGAGTTTTTCGGGAAATTAATGAGAAGAATGTTGTGTCCTGGAACTCTTTGTTGTCTGGACTTGTGCAGAATGAGAAGCACTCTGAGGCCCTTGCTTTATTTGAATCGATGCGGAAGGCTGGAGTTGATTCTGATGAGGTGACTCTGGTCAATATGCTTCAGTTATGTAAGTCCTTCCTGGACCCTTATCAATGCAAGTTAATCCATTCTAGCATGCTCCGGCGAGGTTTTGAGTTGAATGAGTTGGTTACAAACTCTTTGATCGATGCATATGCAAGTTGCAATCTCATAACTTATGCATGGAGTCAATTTAGTAATATGAAAACACGAGATGCAGTAACTTGGAGCACCATGATCGCCGGCTTCACACACTGTGGCATGCCTGATGAAGCAATTGCTGTTTTCTGGGAGATGAGTTACACCACTGAACGGCCCAATGCCGTTACCATGCTAAATCTTCTTGAAGCTTGCTCTCTTTCTGCAGATCTGAAAAGATCAAGGTGGGCTCATGGCATTGCTATTCGAAGAGGATTAGCATATGATGTGGTAGTTGGAACTGCAATCTTAGATATGTACTCAAAATGTGGTTCTATTGGATCTTCCAGAAAAGTGTTTGACCGGATTCCACACAAGAATGTCGTGACCTGGAGTGCCATTATCGCAGCGTATGGTATGAATGGCTTCCCAAATGAAGCTCTAGCCCTACTTGCTGAGATGAAAATGTGTGGTCTGAGGCCAAACCAAGTAACTGCACTGTCTCTTTTATCCGCTTGTAGTCATGGGGGACTGGTAGAAGAAGGGCTCGCTCTTTTTGAGGAGTTGATTTGGGATCATGAAGTTGAACCTGGCTTAGAACATTACTCTTGCCTTGTAGATTTGTTAGCTCGGGCCGGAAAGGTTGATAGTGCGATGAATTTGATAGGGAAGCTACGTGTTGAACTAAAGCCTGGTGCAAGTGCATGGGGAGCGCTCCTGAGTGCTTGTAGGAACTATGAAAACTATGAGTTTGGTGCCAGTGCCCTCCCTCAAGTACTTGAACTCGAGCCATCAAGCTCAGCTGGCTATCTGCTTGCATCAAATATGTATGCATCAGGTCATTCATGGGTTGATGCCACTAACATGAGAATGCTGGCTGAGGAGGAAGGTGTCAAGGTTATAGCTGGCTATAGCTTAGTGCATGTAAATGGCAAGGGCTGCAGGTTTCTTGCAGGAGATAAACACCACTCTTTGTCTGATGAATTGCAGTTTGCCATTCAGCAACTGCATTCATGCATGAAAATTGACATAACCTGCGGATAG